CCGGTCGAGGGTGAGCAATCGGTGGGCCAGCTCGACCGGGTCGTTGAAGGTCGAGGACAACGTTCCGATCAGGCCCAGATGCTCGGTCTCGGCGGCCACCGATGCCAGGATGACGCTTGGCTCCAGCGCCTGCGACGGACGCAGCGCTGGATGCTCACGCAACGCCGGGCCGTCCGCCAGGAACAATGCGTCAAGCTTTCCCCGCTCGGCGAGCTTCGCCATCCGCACGTAGTAACCGGGATCGGCGAACGCGGTCGGCTGCTCGCTGGTGCGCCGCCATGCGCCGGTGTGGATTCCGACGTTGAGCACGTTCACGTTCAGGATCACTTGGCCTGCTTGCGTCACAGTCGTCCTCCCGGGTTGGGTACGGTCTCGAACACCGTCGGATTGCGGGTCAGGTCAGGCGCGACGGGCACCGGCAGGCCGAGCCGCTCACGCAACGTCCCGGTCTCGTGATCTGCCAGCAGGCCGCGTTTGCGGGCCGCCGGTAGCACCTCGTGGAGGACGTGCTCCAACTCGGCCGGGTCGAGTCGTAGCAGTACCCCTGATGTCTTGGCGCAACCGGCGATCCGATTGAGCGCGGCATCGATCGAGCCGGCCGACCTCAGCCGCACCACCACGTTGCCTGCCGCAGGGATCGGGTCACCGTCCTCGACAATCAGATGGTCGGCGGCACCTGCGACGCCGTCGCGGCCGATCCCGGCCTGCCGCCAGACCGGGAGATCACCCTGGACCGATCCGGGCACGTTGAGCGGACCGGCAATGTCGTATGCGTTGTGTACGTCGGCGCGTCGGATTCGCGACACATCGGCGAACAAGCCGGTACCCAGATCCCCCACCACCGAGTCCAGCGGCCAGGTCCGCCACAGTGCCCGTACCGCGACGATGGCGTCGTCGGTGTGCGCCGGGTCGAGGTCGTTGCCGGTCCAGGTGTCGGTGTTGGCGTTGAGCGCGATGCTGTGGTCGAAGTCCAGCGCCAGCCAGCCGACCCGACCGTGTGCGGCATGATCCACCGAGACCAGCCTCCGGGCGAGGTTGTAGGGGTGGTCCCGGTGCGCGGCAGCCGCGACAACCAGCCCCAGTCGGCTGGTGTGCCGCGCCGCGATCGTGGCGAGCAGGGACGGGTCGAGACCTTCCACCGTGACGTCGTTACCCTCGCCCCGCCCGGCGCCGATCACCCAGTACGACACGCCGGCAGCCTCCAGCCGCCCGGCCAGGCCGGCGATACCCGCGACCCCGGCATCGAGCACGCTGAGACCGTCGCCGGTCACCTCAATTCCAACTGTGAGTGGTACCCCCATGCCCACCACCGTGATCGAACATCCCGCGCCCGACAACGATTGCGATCACACATAATCCAATTGCGCACGGATACAACAGTTAAGCAGAACTGAACCATCGGCTTAAAGTTCCTAAAGGTGCGAATGATTGCTCCACCTGCGGGGCGGCCATAGCGTTCGACCGGTGTTGAACTTCACCCTGCGGCGCATCGGCCAGTCGATCATCGTGATCGTATTGGCGTACACCGCAGTGTTTTTCGTTCTCAACGTGCTGCCCGGAGACCCGATCGAGACGCAGATCTCCAACCCCGAGAATCCCATCTCCGATCACGACGCTCAGGTCTTGCGCGATTACTACCGGCTCACCGATCCCGCCATCGTGCAGTTCGGCGTATCGGTACAGCGGTTGTTCACCGGGGATCTCGGATATTCGCTCAACAGCGGCCAATCGGTAGCGCGGCTGATGGCGCACGCGCTGCCCTCGACACTGGCGCTGGCCGCTGTGGCATTCGTACTTGCCGCCCTGCTGGGCTTCGGCATCGCGCTGGCCGCGGTGTTCGCGCCATGGTCACCGGTGCGTGAGTTCGCGCGGGTGCTGCCACCGGCGTTCCTGTCCATCCCCGTGTTCGTCACCGGATTGGTGGCCCTGCAATGGTTGTCGTTCAGCCTCGGGTGGGTATCGGCCGTCCGCGACGAGGGACTGCGGTCGACTGTGCTGGCCGCCCTGCCCCTGGCACTGCCGGTCGCCGCGCCCATCGCGCAGGTGCTGATCCAGGGGTTGAGCAACGCCGCCGCCCAGCCCTACGTGGAAGTGCTGCGCGCCAAAGGCCTTGACGACAAAAGGATCATCTTCGGGCATCTGGTCAAGAACGGCTCGATTCCCACCGTCACGATCGTGGCCATCACGGTCGGCGAACTGCTGGCCGGATCGGTCATCACCGAAACCATCTTCAACCGCACCGGAATCGGCTACCTCACCGAAACAGCGGTCCGCAACCAGGACACCCCGATCATCCAGGCGGTGGTCATCACGGTGTCGGTCACGTTCGTGCTGGTCAATCTCCTCGTCGATGTCACCTATCCGCTGATCGACCCACGCATCCAGAGATCCACTACTCCGAGAGGCGCGCTGGTGCCCGCATGATCCTGACCGACGCACGCCCTGCCGTGCCCGTTCCCAGGCCGTCCCGCCGGGTCAATGTCAATCCGTGGGACATCCCACCGGTGTTGTTGCTCCTTCTGGTCGCGGCGATGATCGTCGCGCCGTCGGCCATCGCCCCCTACGATCCGCTGCAGGAGAATCCGGACCTGCCCCTGGCCGGCCCGAGTCTCTCGCACCCGTTCGGCACCGACTACATCGGCCGCGACCTGCTGAGCCGGGTGATCGCCGGAACCGGCGCCACCATCGCCGGGTCGTTCATCGCCGTGGTCATCGGACTGCTGGTGGGAACGGTTCTCGGGTTGCTGGCGGCCTACTTCGGCCGCATCACCGACAGCATCATCGGCCGGATCATCGATGTGCTGCTGTCGATCCCGACGCTGCTGCTGTCGATCACGATCATCGTGGCCCTCGGCTTCGGCACGGTGAATGCCGCTATCGCCGTCGGTATCTCATCCATCGCCGTATTCGCCCGGCTCGCGCGATCCGAGGTCTTGGCGGTGCGCAGCCTGCCATTCGTGGAAGCCAGCGCACACCTGGGCGCCGGCCATCTCACCCTGTTGTTCCGGCACATCCTGCCGAATGCCTACTCCTCCGTACTGGCCCTGGCCGCCCTGCAGTTCGGCGCGGCCATCCTGGCAATCGCGTCGTTGAGCTTCCTGGGCTACGGAGCGCAGCCGCCCGAACCCGAATGGGGGCTGCTGATCTCCGAGGGACGCAACTACATCAACTCGTCGCCGGGCCTGGTGTTCTTCCCGGCACTGGCGATCGTGTTGACCGTGATGAGCCTGTCGCGGCTCGCCCATATCATCCGAGAGAAAGTCGGCTGACAATGAATTCTCCTGCCCTGCTGTCTATTTCCGATCTGAACATCGAATATGCGGGCCGCGGGGACGTCGTTCGCGACGTCTCGTTCGATGTCGGGGCCGGCGAGGTGGTCGCCCTGGTCGGCCAGTCCGGGTCCGGCAAGTCCACCATCGCGCGCGCGGTGCAAGGTCTACTGCCCGCCAACGGCCGGATCGCCGCTGGAGACATCCTCGTCGAGGGCCGCAGCGTCACCCAGCTCTCGCAACGCCGGTGGCGCGATCTTCGCGGCAGCACAATCGGTTTCGTTCCGCAAGATCCGCTGGGTTCACTGGATCCGCTCAAACCGGTCGGCGACCAGATCGCCGAAGTGCTGCGGGTGCACCGGATCGCCGGTCGGGACGGTGCCCGCCGGCGAGCGGTCGAGCTGCTCGAGCACGTCGGCATCGCCGACGCGAGCCGCCGGGCCGGCGATTACCCTCACCAGCTCTCCGGCGGGCAGTTGCAGCGCGTGCTGATCGCGATCGCCATTGCCGGTGAACCCCGGCTGCTGATTGCCGACGAGCCCACCTCCGCACTCGATGTCACCGTCCAGCGGCGCATTCTCCAGTTGCTCGACGAGCTGCGCGTCGAGCACGGTCTCGGCGTCCTGTTCATCACCCACGACCTGGCGCTGGCCGAGCAGCACAGTGACACCGTGGTGGTGTTGCACGACGGAGACGTGCGCGAGACCGGCCCCACTGCAACGGTGCTCACCGCACCGAAGGACGACTACACCCGGCAGCTGATCGCCGCGGCGCCGGCGCTGTCGCCGGACAAGTACGCGCACCGGCCTGCGACGACTGCCGCCGCGGAACCGATCCTGCGCGTGGACCGGCTGGTGAAGAACTACGGCGGGGCCCGTGCGCTGGACGCGGTGTCGTTCGAGGTCCGGGCCGGTTCGATCCACGCCCTGGTCGGCGAATCCGGATCGGGCAAGACCACCGCGGCCAGGATATTGGCGGGCCTCACCGACTTCGACTCGGGCGAGGTTCGGGTGAACGGTTCCGTACGTGCCGCACGAACACCGCTGCGCACCGCGCAGCAGCGGGCACAGGCCCGGGTCCTTCAGTTGGTACACCAGAATCCGCTGGCCGCTCTCGATCCCCGGTTCACCATCGGCGAGGCGATCGCCGAGCCGTTGCGGATCAACCGCATCGGATCCCCCGCGCAGCGCCGCGAGGAGGTCGCCGAGGCGCTCGACCGGGTCGGCTTGGCCGCCGACCTGGCTGCCCGCAAGCCGCGAGAGATATCCGGCGGTCAGCGCCAGCGGGTCGGCTTGGCCCGTGCCCTGGTGCTGCATCCGGCCATCCTGGTGCTCGACGAACCGACCTCCGCGCTGGACGTCCACGTCCAGGCGCAGGTGGTGGACCTGCTGATCGACCTGCAACAGGAACTCGCACTGACCTACCTGTTCATCTCTCACGATCTCAGCCTGGTCCGCCAGATCGCCGATCAGGTGAGCGTGCTCGAACACGGCCGGCTGGTCGAAACCGGGCCCACGGCAGATGTTTTCGGCGCCCCATCCGCGGCATACACCCGCCGCCTGCTCGATGCGGTCCCCGGCACCCCGGCACGTGCGGCGTGATGGTCCGACGTACGGTGGCCGCGATCCTGATCGTCGCCGGCTCGGTGAGTGCCTGCTCCGATGCCCATTCCCCCACCCCGACACCCGGCGCTCGCGGCGGCGACCTGACCTACTTGGATGCCGAGGCGCCGGCCTCCCTGCAGATCCAGGTCAGCTACTGGCAGAACAGCCTGCTCAAGGACCAGATGCTGGACCGCCTCGTCTACCAGGACCCCAAGACGTTCGACTTCGTGCCGTGGATCGCACAGAAGTGGACGGTCGACCCGTCCAAGCGCATATACGAATTCACCATCCGCGAAGGCGCCAGCTACAGCAACGGCCAACCCGTCGACGCCGAGTCGGTACGCCGCAACCTGGAATGGGAAGCCAACGGAGACAAAGACAAGGGCATCACGCGCAACACCTACTTCCCTGAGGTCGACTCGATCACGACCGACCCTGCGCGTCGCACCGTCCGCGTCACACTGCGCAAGCCGTACGCGCCGTTCATCGCGGTGCTCTCGCTGAACACGTCAGGCCTGGTCGCCGATGCCACGATCGACGCCACCAAGGAACAGCAGTCCGTTGTCACCAACCTGATCGGGTGCGGACCGTTCGTCGCCACCTCGGAGATTCCGGACAAGCAGATCGTGCTGTCCAAGCGCCGCGGTTACAACTGGGCCCCGGCCACCGCGCCGCACCAGGGCGAGGCCTACCTGGACACGGTCACCGTCATCCCGGTGACCGAAGACAGTGTCCGGGTGGGGGCGATACGGGCCGGGCAGGCCGACGCCATCCGCTATTCCCAGCCCCCGGACGAGCGCCTGCTCACCAGGGAGGGCTTCGACGTGCGGGGACTGCGCACCCCCGGCCTGGCCAACACTCTCGATGTCCGGCAGACCGCTCCGTTCATGCGGGACATCAACGTGCGCAAGGCGATCGGGTTCGGAATCGACCGCGAAGAGATCCTGCGCACCCTCTACACCGAGAACTGGAAGCCCGCGCAGAACATCGTCACGAAGAACTTCCCGGGTTACACCGATCGCAGCGACGCTGTCCGCTACGACCCGAACGAGGCCGTCCGGCGGCTGGAAGCCTCCGGGTGGACCCACGTCAACAGCGACGGTTACCGGGTCAAGGACGGCCAGGAGTTGGCGGTCAAGATCTATGTGGACGTCTATGACCACACCGCCAAGCCGATGTACGAACTGATCCAGCGTCAATTGCGGCGCATCGGTATCCGGCTGGTGATCCGCCAGACCGACTTCGCCAACTACCCCACCGCCAGCATCGAGGATTCGGTAGGCCTGCGGCGCAACGGCTGGCCCACCGCCGACCCGGTGCGGTTGTGGCAGAACTACGACAGCAAGGGCGGCGATCTGTACGCCCTCGACGGCGCGGACCCCGCGATCGATCGCATGCTGCACGCCCAGATCGAAGCCACCGATCCGGCGCAGCGGCTGAAAGTGCTCGAGGAATACAACAACTACGTCATCGACAACGCGTACTCCATCCCGCTGCTCGAAGACACCCAGATTTTCGCCGTCGCCCCACGGGTACGGGGATTCGCCAACGCGGCCAACTCGGTGCCCTGGTTCTACGACGCCTGGATCGACGACACCTCGGCCGCAACCACCGGAAAGGATTGACACCGATGACCATCGACTCGGTACTGACGGCACGCGCCGTTCCGCGGGGACAACAGCTGCAGGAAGTGCTCGACGCGATCGCCGCCGACTACCGCCGCCGTCTGGACGAGGGCGGACACGAACCACCCGGGCTCGGGCTGCGCCTGGTGCGTGAGCACCGGCTGGGCGCGGCCCGATTGGCAGGCGAACTCGGTGGCGGCGACCTCACTGTGCCCGAGTTCTTCGAACTGCTGATCAGGCTCGCCCAGGCCGACCCTGACCTGACCCATATCCTGCGGGTGCACTACGCGACCGTCGAGGAGCTGCAGCGGGTCCCGGGCAGCCAGGCCAAGGAGCGGTGGCTGCCGGTGGTGGCCGAGGGTCACCTGATCGGCGGGGTGAGCTCTGAGCTCACCACCGCCCGCGTGGGTGGCCAGACCTATGACACGAAGCTGGTGCGCTCCGCCGACGGGCTGCGGCTGACCGGCCGCAAGTTCTACAGCACGGGCGCCCAGTTCTCCGACTACGTGCGTGCCACCGCTGAAGATGAGAACGGCGCCCCGGTGGCCGCGGTGGTACCGGCGGACCGGGCCGGGATCGTCCACGCGGATGACTGGGACGGCATCGGCCAACGCCACACCGGCAGTGGGACAACCATATTCGAGGACGTCACGGTGCACGACGACGAGGTGTTGCCGATCGGCACGAATGTGGGAGTGGACCGGGCGCGCGGTGCGCTGGTGCAGCTGTATCTGCACGCGATCGCGGCCGGAATCCTGAAGTCTCTGACCGAGGAGGCCGCCGCGTTGGTCCGTGATCGCCACCGTACCTATACCTTCGCCACCACCGACACCCCCTCATCCGACCCCCAGCTGCTGGAGATCGTCGGCGAGATCGATGCGGTGGCCTACACCGCCGAGGCATTGGTGCTGCGGGCGGCGGCCGAGTTGGCCCCGGCTCTCGACACCGCCCGGGTCAGCGGGATCGACGCCCGGCTCGAAGATCAGGGCGCGGTGGCGGCCGCCCGGGTCAAGGTGGCCATCGA
Above is a window of Mycolicibacterium boenickei DNA encoding:
- a CDS encoding dipeptide ABC transporter ATP-binding protein, with translation MNSPALLSISDLNIEYAGRGDVVRDVSFDVGAGEVVALVGQSGSGKSTIARAVQGLLPANGRIAAGDILVEGRSVTQLSQRRWRDLRGSTIGFVPQDPLGSLDPLKPVGDQIAEVLRVHRIAGRDGARRRAVELLEHVGIADASRRAGDYPHQLSGGQLQRVLIAIAIAGEPRLLIADEPTSALDVTVQRRILQLLDELRVEHGLGVLFITHDLALAEQHSDTVVVLHDGDVRETGPTATVLTAPKDDYTRQLIAAAPALSPDKYAHRPATTAAAEPILRVDRLVKNYGGARALDAVSFEVRAGSIHALVGESGSGKTTAARILAGLTDFDSGEVRVNGSVRAARTPLRTAQQRAQARVLQLVHQNPLAALDPRFTIGEAIAEPLRINRIGSPAQRREEVAEALDRVGLAADLAARKPREISGGQRQRVGLARALVLHPAILVLDEPTSALDVHVQAQVVDLLIDLQQELALTYLFISHDLSLVRQIADQVSVLEHGRLVETGPTADVFGAPSAAYTRRLLDAVPGTPARAA
- a CDS encoding LLM class flavin-dependent oxidoreductase; amino-acid sequence: MTGDGLSVLDAGVAGIAGLAGRLEAAGVSYWVIGAGRGEGNDVTVEGLDPSLLATIAARHTSRLGLVVAAAAHRDHPYNLARRLVSVDHAAHGRVGWLALDFDHSIALNANTDTWTGNDLDPAHTDDAIVAVRALWRTWPLDSVVGDLGTGLFADVSRIRRADVHNAYDIAGPLNVPGSVQGDLPVWRQAGIGRDGVAGAADHLIVEDGDPIPAAGNVVVRLRSAGSIDAALNRIAGCAKTSGVLLRLDPAELEHVLHEVLPAARKRGLLADHETGTLRERLGLPVPVAPDLTRNPTVFETVPNPGGRL
- a CDS encoding acyl-CoA dehydrogenase family protein, which translates into the protein MTIDSVLTARAVPRGQQLQEVLDAIAADYRRRLDEGGHEPPGLGLRLVREHRLGAARLAGELGGGDLTVPEFFELLIRLAQADPDLTHILRVHYATVEELQRVPGSQAKERWLPVVAEGHLIGGVSSELTTARVGGQTYDTKLVRSADGLRLTGRKFYSTGAQFSDYVRATAEDENGAPVAAVVPADRAGIVHADDWDGIGQRHTGSGTTIFEDVTVHDDEVLPIGTNVGVDRARGALVQLYLHAIAAGILKSLTEEAAALVRDRHRTYTFATTDTPSSDPQLLEIVGEIDAVAYTAEALVLRAAAELAPALDTARVSGIDARLEDQGAVAAARVKVAIEQPALRAASRVFDAGGASSVRSASYLDRHWRNLRTLFSHNPTVYKARVLGDIAVNGAGLPDTGFF
- a CDS encoding ABC transporter substrate-binding protein, with product MVRRTVAAILIVAGSVSACSDAHSPTPTPGARGGDLTYLDAEAPASLQIQVSYWQNSLLKDQMLDRLVYQDPKTFDFVPWIAQKWTVDPSKRIYEFTIREGASYSNGQPVDAESVRRNLEWEANGDKDKGITRNTYFPEVDSITTDPARRTVRVTLRKPYAPFIAVLSLNTSGLVADATIDATKEQQSVVTNLIGCGPFVATSEIPDKQIVLSKRRGYNWAPATAPHQGEAYLDTVTVIPVTEDSVRVGAIRAGQADAIRYSQPPDERLLTREGFDVRGLRTPGLANTLDVRQTAPFMRDINVRKAIGFGIDREEILRTLYTENWKPAQNIVTKNFPGYTDRSDAVRYDPNEAVRRLEASGWTHVNSDGYRVKDGQELAVKIYVDVYDHTAKPMYELIQRQLRRIGIRLVIRQTDFANYPTASIEDSVGLRRNGWPTADPVRLWQNYDSKGGDLYALDGADPAIDRMLHAQIEATDPAQRLKVLEEYNNYVIDNAYSIPLLEDTQIFAVAPRVRGFANAANSVPWFYDAWIDDTSAATTGKD
- a CDS encoding ABC transporter permease, yielding MILTDARPAVPVPRPSRRVNVNPWDIPPVLLLLLVAAMIVAPSAIAPYDPLQENPDLPLAGPSLSHPFGTDYIGRDLLSRVIAGTGATIAGSFIAVVIGLLVGTVLGLLAAYFGRITDSIIGRIIDVLLSIPTLLLSITIIVALGFGTVNAAIAVGISSIAVFARLARSEVLAVRSLPFVEASAHLGAGHLTLLFRHILPNAYSSVLALAALQFGAAILAIASLSFLGYGAQPPEPEWGLLISEGRNYINSSPGLVFFPALAIVLTVMSLSRLAHIIREKVG
- a CDS encoding ABC transporter permease, yielding MLNFTLRRIGQSIIVIVLAYTAVFFVLNVLPGDPIETQISNPENPISDHDAQVLRDYYRLTDPAIVQFGVSVQRLFTGDLGYSLNSGQSVARLMAHALPSTLALAAVAFVLAALLGFGIALAAVFAPWSPVREFARVLPPAFLSIPVFVTGLVALQWLSFSLGWVSAVRDEGLRSTVLAALPLALPVAAPIAQVLIQGLSNAAAQPYVEVLRAKGLDDKRIIFGHLVKNGSIPTVTIVAITVGELLAGSVITETIFNRTGIGYLTETAVRNQDTPIIQAVVITVSVTFVLVNLLVDVTYPLIDPRIQRSTTPRGALVPA